GTATCGCCGGTACCCCATCCTGAGAAGACCAGCACCTTATCCTGGGTTACGAATTGCGTATACAACTCTTCCGCCCGCGGCACCTGATACGCATAGTCTTCGCTCACCAACTGCAAGCGCCGCCCGTTAATGCCGCCCTGTTCATTTTTCCAATCAATAAAGGCAATCTGTCCGCGGGCATAGGGCGTTCCTACGTCGGCTGTTGCACCGGTCAGGTCAAAAATCGCGCCAATCTTGATCGGTTCACTGCTTGCACCACCACCTCCACCTGTGCCACCGCCACCACATGCTGCCAGCATTGTGGCAACCAACGCCATTACCATCCACCAACCGAACGTGCGTTTCCACCTGTGCATGCCATCCTCCTTGCTACACACCTCAGTAACTGAACGGCCATAGCCGGAAATAATCTTTAACATTGCGCCACATCTTAACGATGCCTTCCGGCTCGAAGATGAGGAAGAGGATGATTGCCAGACCAAAAGCACCCTGCTGAATATACGGCAGATACGAGTTGATGTCGGGAACGACGCCACTCAGCGTGCGGGCCATATTCGACAGAAAGGCTGGGAGCAAGATCATGAATGCAGCGCCGTAGATTGATCCTGAAACGCTCCCTAAACCGCCGATAATAATCATCGCCAGGTAGAGAATGCTGGTTTCGATAGTAAACCGCTCCCACGAGATCACACCACGGTAGTGCGCAGTCAGCGCACCGGCCAGACCGGCGAAGAATGAAGACGTGGCGAAGGCCAGGAGTTTATACCGAAAGAGATCGACACCGATCACCTGAGCCGCAATGTCTTGATCGCGGATCGCAACAAAGGCGCGCCCGGTACGGGTTCGGAACAGATTGCTCACGAAGATAACCGTCAGGATCAAAAAGGCGAGACACACCCAGTAGAAGGCAAAATCATTGTTACCGAGCCACTCCATTGGCAGACCGAAGAGATTATTGGTCGCCCGCGGTAACGAAAGTGACTCGCCGATGCCGAGCAGTTTGCCGTGTGTCAGGAGCCAGATGATAATCTCTTGCGACGCGAGGGTGGCAATCGCCAGATACAGACCTTTCA
This genomic window from Chloroflexus aurantiacus J-10-fl contains:
- a CDS encoding branched-chain amino acid ABC transporter permease, giving the protein MQSGTFHTTYASDVSLRPYWPQRMRIVLVLVAVLIFPWFADRYWLNLANTIAIAAIGAIGLNILVGYTGQISIGHGGFLAVGAYTAGLLAVHLGTPMWLTIPIASFFTAAVGAFFGLPSLRLKGLYLAIATLASQEIIIWLLTHGKLLGIGESLSLPRATNNLFGLPMEWLGNNDFAFYWVCLAFLILTVIFVSNLFRTRTGRAFVAIRDQDIAAQVIGVDLFRYKLLAFATSSFFAGLAGALTAHYRGVISWERFTIETSILYLAMIIIGGLGSVSGSIYGAAFMILLPAFLSNMARTLSGVVPDINSYLPYIQQGAFGLAIILFLIFEPEGIVKMWRNVKDYFRLWPFSY